From Sphingomonas sp., one genomic window encodes:
- a CDS encoding UrcA family protein: MAIILWRDQRQSTAEKIMKLLVLLSAAVLSACAGDTSAVAFPPRMVVAYRDLRLDAADDRARLVRRVDLAAGSFCKAYDPMDPDTRFDAQLASERNCPGAAAILLAQHMPANVRRAYRAGRREQGPSRIPAMRKPKRPASNWRRLGAEAGATAPAFRCRVLIAPNLQRETYSPVHIVERRRRSM, from the coding sequence GTGGCGATCATCCTATGGCGCGATCAGCGCCAATCAACAGCGGAGAAAATCATGAAGTTGTTGGTGCTCCTCAGCGCCGCGGTGCTGTCGGCGTGCGCCGGCGATACGTCGGCGGTGGCATTCCCGCCGCGCATGGTCGTCGCCTATCGCGATCTGCGGCTTGATGCCGCAGATGATCGCGCCAGACTGGTACGCCGGGTCGACCTTGCTGCTGGCTCCTTCTGCAAGGCTTACGACCCGATGGACCCAGATACGCGCTTCGATGCTCAGCTGGCGAGCGAGCGGAACTGTCCCGGTGCTGCCGCTATTCTGCTGGCGCAGCATATGCCTGCGAACGTCCGACGGGCGTATCGTGCGGGGCGTCGAGAACAAGGTCCAAGCCGAATACCGGCGATGCGCAAACCGAAAAGGCCTGCCTCGAATTGGCGCCGTCTAGGGGCGGAAGCCGGGGCGACAGCGCCCGCTTTCCGTTGTCGGGTGCTGATCGCGCCAAACCTGCAGCGCGAGACTTACTCGCCAGTGCATATTGTGGAGCGAAGGCGAAGAAGTATGTGA
- a CDS encoding response regulator, producing MIDTRKASVPIVLVVEDEPLLRLFAAQVVEDAGYEALEAASAAEAIAILESRPDIRIVFTDIDMPGGLDGIKLAACIRDRWPPIKIIITSGKPLPPSTVMPAEAVFFPKPYRQDRVIASLHRLAA from the coding sequence ATGATTGATACTCGTAAAGCTTCCGTCCCAATCGTCCTTGTCGTTGAGGACGAGCCGTTGTTGCGGCTTTTCGCGGCACAGGTGGTCGAAGATGCCGGCTACGAAGCGTTGGAAGCAGCCAGCGCCGCCGAGGCCATCGCGATATTGGAGAGCAGACCGGACATAAGGATCGTCTTTACCGACATCGACATGCCCGGCGGACTGGACGGCATTAAGCTCGCCGCGTGCATTCGCGACCGCTGGCCTCCAATTAAGATCATCATCACGTCGGGAAAGCCCTTGCCTCCAAGCACAGTGATGCCTGCAGAGGCTGTCTTCTTCCCCAAGCCATACCGGCAGGACCGCGTGATTGCCTCACTACATCGCCTGGCCGCGTAA
- a CDS encoding sensor histidine kinase, whose product MAVLDTPEEQAFDDIVFIASRTCDTPIALISLLDHDRQWFKARVGLDVGQTEIAQSVCQIDVDDADMLIIPDLTCDPNTALNPLVVGERAFRFYAGAPLILRSGVVVGRLCVIDTRPRPEGLTHEQATLLRALGRQVSDQLDLRLAAQTSARLLELQSALIEIGERIRASDGAVNMTAGVAAIVGRVLKVERASFGVVDPDVEIVDVEADWTAPGVASIAGRHRFNDYGALRHELVAGEPLVIEDVTTDHRTSDTTAAMHALDINALVNMPVRERGRTVAIFIVNAARPRIWTTDELLFLRGVADRLEAGVARLRAEQQQSILNGEINHRLKNMLSMVQAIASQTLRAVSEREPVESFERRLVALSAAHDVLVQKSWKDADLRTVAEAVVETVGFVERVTLDGPSVPLGARAALSFSLIVHELMTNACKYGSLCTEDGRVELTWSIDGSGPTASLIVRWRERGGPPIAAPSKKGFGSRLIQLGLTGTGGTELRYESEGLEADLRASIEHLV is encoded by the coding sequence TTGGCGGTACTCGACACTCCGGAAGAGCAGGCGTTCGATGACATCGTCTTTATCGCTTCGCGTACGTGCGATACGCCGATCGCGCTAATCAGCCTCCTCGATCATGACCGGCAGTGGTTTAAGGCCCGCGTTGGCCTCGACGTCGGGCAGACCGAGATCGCTCAGTCGGTGTGCCAGATCGACGTGGACGATGCCGACATGCTGATCATCCCCGATCTGACCTGTGATCCCAATACCGCATTGAATCCGCTCGTAGTCGGCGAGCGAGCATTTCGCTTCTATGCAGGCGCACCCCTGATCCTCCGCTCCGGGGTTGTGGTAGGACGGCTATGTGTAATCGATACGAGGCCGCGCCCGGAAGGGCTTACGCACGAACAGGCAACACTCCTGCGCGCCTTGGGACGTCAGGTGTCGGATCAGCTCGATCTCCGGCTCGCTGCTCAGACCAGTGCGCGGCTGCTAGAGCTACAATCGGCGCTGATCGAAATTGGCGAGCGCATCCGCGCTAGCGATGGGGCGGTTAATATGACCGCGGGGGTGGCTGCCATAGTAGGGCGTGTCCTCAAGGTTGAACGGGCGAGTTTCGGGGTCGTCGACCCAGACGTGGAGATTGTCGACGTGGAGGCGGACTGGACCGCACCGGGTGTTGCTAGCATCGCTGGGCGTCACCGTTTCAACGATTACGGTGCACTTCGCCACGAGCTGGTGGCGGGCGAACCGCTTGTGATCGAGGACGTGACGACCGATCACCGGACCTCAGATACGACAGCTGCGATGCACGCGCTCGACATCAACGCACTGGTCAACATGCCGGTGCGGGAGCGCGGACGCACGGTCGCCATCTTCATCGTCAACGCCGCACGACCGCGCATATGGACAACTGACGAGCTGCTATTCCTCCGCGGAGTTGCAGATCGGCTTGAGGCGGGTGTCGCTCGCCTGCGCGCGGAACAGCAGCAAAGCATTCTCAACGGCGAGATCAATCACCGCCTCAAGAACATGCTTTCGATGGTTCAGGCGATCGCTAGTCAGACTTTGCGCGCCGTTTCCGAGCGCGAGCCGGTGGAGAGCTTCGAGCGCCGCCTCGTGGCGCTGAGTGCCGCCCACGACGTTTTGGTTCAGAAGAGCTGGAAGGACGCTGACCTGCGAACGGTGGCCGAAGCTGTGGTGGAAACGGTCGGCTTCGTTGAGCGCGTCACCCTTGATGGTCCTTCGGTTCCGCTAGGCGCACGCGCCGCGCTATCTTTTTCCCTCATCGTTCATGAGCTGATGACGAATGCATGCAAATATGGCTCACTGTGCACGGAGGATGGTCGCGTCGAACTGACATGGAGTATTGACGGAAGCGGCCCGACTGCTTCGCTGATAGTTCGCTGGCGCGAGCGCGGCGGGCCCCCTATTGCCGCGCCTAGCAAGAAAGGCTTTGGCTCCAGACTGATACAACTTGGTCTGACTGGGACGGGCGGAACTGAACTTCGCTATGAGTCCGAAGGACTCGAGGCCGACCTGCGAGCCTCCATCGAGCACTTGGTATAG
- a CDS encoding SDR family oxidoreductase, translating into MVLLKDKVAVVTGASSGIGRAAAKLFATHGASVVLVARRQASLERVVAEIQGQGGRALAIVGDVTEERTHGHAIDAARSTFGGLHIAFNNAGLVGTMAPLANISLQQWSEVLMTNLTAAFLGARSQIPAMLEEGGGTLVFTGSFVGNSVGLPGMSAYGAAKAGLLGLVRSIAADYAAAGIRANALLPGGTATEMAGDAAQQAWAAGLHAMKRIARPEEIAQAALFLASDMSSFVTGSALWADGGNSAVKL; encoded by the coding sequence ATGGTTTTGTTGAAGGACAAGGTAGCCGTCGTCACCGGTGCCAGCTCGGGGATCGGGCGAGCGGCAGCAAAACTCTTTGCGACTCATGGCGCGTCCGTGGTGCTGGTCGCCAGGCGGCAAGCGTCTCTGGAGAGGGTCGTTGCTGAAATCCAGGGCCAAGGTGGCCGCGCACTCGCAATTGTGGGTGACGTTACGGAGGAGCGTACCCATGGTCATGCCATCGATGCGGCGCGCTCAACCTTCGGCGGCTTGCATATTGCGTTCAACAACGCCGGACTGGTCGGAACCATGGCACCCCTGGCAAATATCTCGCTTCAGCAATGGTCAGAGGTGCTCATGACAAACCTCACCGCCGCTTTCCTGGGCGCCCGCTCGCAGATCCCGGCGATGTTGGAAGAAGGCGGTGGGACGCTCGTCTTCACCGGCAGCTTTGTTGGCAACAGTGTCGGGCTACCAGGCATGAGCGCTTATGGCGCTGCAAAGGCGGGGCTTCTAGGGCTCGTCCGCAGCATAGCGGCTGACTATGCGGCTGCCGGTATCCGCGCGAACGCGCTGCTACCCGGAGGCACAGCGACCGAAATGGCTGGCGACGCGGCCCAGCAGGCGTGGGCTGCTGGTCTTCACGCGATGAAGCGCATTGCTCGACCCGAGGAGATTGCCCAGGCCGCTCTGTTTCTCGCCAGCGACATGTCCAGCTTCGTCACAGGGTCGGCTCTATGGGCAGATGGTGGCAACTCCGCGGTCAAGCTCTAA
- a CDS encoding LytTR family DNA-binding domain-containing protein has product MTIAVGVLLAIMGPFGSYMNGGPVRLLAYWVGAMLLGLILYGSAYRIVSALTVCGSPRWWLALVGATLLASIPEALSTRAVAFLLWPELRSFDLSVLRWFAQTATIGVVGMAAIGFALRRPAGAAKENSALSPADEIIARLGQDVLALQVEDHYVRVHRSTRSEMVLISLGRAIDAMEVPGLRTHRSWWVASHAVVSVQGNARSMKLLLSNGVTAPVARSAVTHLRAAGLIPNG; this is encoded by the coding sequence ATGACAATCGCAGTCGGCGTTCTGTTGGCGATTATGGGACCGTTCGGCAGCTACATGAATGGCGGCCCGGTTCGGCTCCTTGCTTATTGGGTCGGCGCGATGCTGCTGGGGCTAATCCTTTATGGTTCGGCGTACAGGATCGTCTCCGCCCTGACGGTGTGTGGGTCGCCGAGATGGTGGCTGGCGCTGGTTGGAGCGACACTGCTCGCCAGCATCCCGGAAGCACTTTCGACGCGCGCGGTGGCATTCTTGCTGTGGCCCGAATTGCGGTCGTTTGACCTGTCGGTTCTTCGATGGTTCGCGCAGACGGCGACGATCGGGGTCGTTGGCATGGCAGCGATTGGCTTCGCGTTACGCCGCCCCGCAGGGGCTGCAAAAGAAAATAGCGCGCTCTCGCCGGCTGATGAGATCATCGCCCGACTGGGGCAAGACGTGCTGGCACTGCAGGTGGAGGACCACTACGTTCGGGTGCATCGGTCCACGCGCTCGGAGATGGTCCTGATTTCATTGGGCCGCGCGATCGATGCCATGGAGGTACCGGGCTTGCGAACGCATCGGTCATGGTGGGTCGCGAGCCATGCCGTGGTATCCGTCCAAGGCAACGCCCGCTCAATGAAGCTTTTGCTCAGCAACGGTGTAACGGCGCCTGTGGCTCGATCTGCCGTTACGCATCTCAGGGCTGCCGGCCTGATCCCCAACGGCTAA
- a CDS encoding prolyl oligopeptidase family serine peptidase, which produces MPIRLFLAALFLIVVMPPANAQSAQVGFERQVAGDGIELGVWYPASGTPSHQRLGLYAQDVVPGAVVAESPHPLIVISHGSGGDFAGHVDTAVALARAGFIVAALTHPGDNWRDSSRATEVERRPAALSATISYMLQAWHGHHAIDKDRIGAFGFSAGGFTVLAAAGGTPDLTRLPAHCAAHPAFFDCTLIKAHPPTVSTSWPKLRDDRIKAIVVAAPALGFTFTPANLAGVRLPVQLWRADEDHVLPAPFYADAIRAALPRKPEFHTVPSAGHFDFLTPCAVPTAAPIICQSAPGFDRAAFHTAFNTAVVNFFASHLGAKRRS; this is translated from the coding sequence ATGCCGATACGTCTTTTCCTTGCCGCCTTGTTTCTCATCGTCGTCATGCCACCGGCGAACGCTCAATCTGCGCAAGTCGGTTTCGAGCGGCAAGTGGCAGGGGATGGCATCGAGCTAGGCGTCTGGTACCCGGCTTCTGGCACGCCCTCTCACCAGCGGCTGGGGCTTTACGCACAGGATGTCGTGCCCGGCGCAGTCGTCGCCGAAAGCCCGCATCCCCTGATCGTGATCTCGCATGGAAGCGGGGGTGATTTCGCTGGCCATGTTGATACCGCGGTGGCGCTTGCGCGCGCCGGCTTCATCGTCGCCGCCTTGACTCACCCAGGCGACAATTGGCGCGACAGCAGCCGGGCCACCGAGGTCGAGCGGCGCCCGGCTGCGCTCAGCGCCACTATCTCGTACATGCTGCAGGCGTGGCACGGACACCACGCCATCGATAAGGATCGTATCGGCGCGTTCGGCTTTTCGGCGGGCGGGTTCACCGTCCTTGCCGCCGCTGGCGGGACGCCGGACCTTACTCGTCTTCCTGCCCACTGCGCGGCACATCCCGCTTTCTTTGATTGCACGCTGATCAAGGCGCATCCTCCGACCGTGTCGACGTCATGGCCCAAGCTGCGCGACGATCGCATCAAAGCGATCGTTGTTGCCGCGCCCGCCTTGGGCTTTACCTTTACCCCCGCCAACCTTGCCGGCGTTCGCCTACCGGTTCAACTCTGGCGCGCTGATGAGGATCACGTCCTTCCCGCGCCATTCTATGCGGATGCGATCAGGGCTGCGCTACCACGCAAGCCCGAATTCCACACCGTTCCGAGTGCCGGTCACTTCGATTTTCTTACTCCCTGCGCAGTTCCCACCGCAGCTCCGATTATCTGCCAGAGTGCACCGGGGTTCGACCGCGCAGCCTTTCACACAGCGTTCAATACGGCCGTGGTGAACTTCTTCGCGTCTCACCTGGGTGCGAAGCGGCGCAGCTGA
- a CDS encoding HU family DNA-binding protein, whose amino-acid sequence MVRSELVSCLLQENASLAAAEVEHIVSIFFDEIVGQLRNGGRVELRGFGTFSARTRDARTGRNPRTGEAVEVDSTNVPYFKPGKEMRQRLNA is encoded by the coding sequence ATGGTGCGTTCAGAGTTGGTGAGCTGCCTGCTTCAGGAGAATGCGAGCCTTGCAGCTGCAGAGGTAGAGCACATTGTTTCAATCTTCTTTGATGAGATCGTCGGGCAGCTTCGCAATGGTGGTCGTGTGGAACTGCGCGGTTTTGGCACCTTCTCGGCGCGAACGAGAGATGCCCGGACCGGGAGAAATCCACGTACCGGAGAAGCTGTCGAGGTGGACTCGACGAATGTCCCCTATTTCAAGCCTGGTAAGGAGATGAGGCAGCGCTTGAACGCGTAG
- a CDS encoding Crp/Fnr family transcriptional regulator: MANLTDLEERALRELGPIETQRRRGETFQREGDQLSGFHLHNAGWISSSIVLRGGRRLIQKVHLPGDILGTPSMALQTAAHTLTCITDAVTAYVPYTRFRDLYTLAPRVAALFTMAVQIERLSLIDMLAAVGHASARARLSRLLLDLRARLAPLGLVEDDAFDLPLTQEVLGDLLGLTSVHVNRTIRDMEREGLIARSDHRIKLVDVAKLQNLSPLPLRQLAFEPPWLPPRA; this comes from the coding sequence TTGGCAAACCTGACTGACCTGGAGGAACGCGCTCTGCGTGAGCTTGGTCCCATAGAGACCCAGAGGCGACGCGGCGAAACATTCCAGCGGGAAGGCGACCAACTCAGCGGCTTTCACCTTCATAATGCGGGGTGGATCTCGTCGTCGATCGTGCTCCGCGGTGGCAGGCGTCTGATTCAGAAAGTGCATTTGCCTGGCGACATCCTAGGCACGCCGAGCATGGCCCTCCAGACGGCTGCCCACACCTTGACGTGCATCACGGACGCCGTGACCGCGTATGTTCCATATACTCGGTTCCGCGATCTCTACACGCTTGCTCCGCGCGTGGCAGCCCTGTTCACCATGGCGGTCCAGATTGAGCGGCTCAGTCTCATAGATATGCTCGCGGCAGTCGGCCACGCATCAGCAAGGGCGCGGTTGAGCAGGCTTCTACTCGACCTTCGCGCGCGGCTCGCGCCGCTTGGATTGGTAGAAGACGATGCCTTCGACCTGCCACTTACGCAGGAAGTGCTGGGCGACCTCCTCGGTCTGACGTCGGTGCATGTCAATCGAACGATCCGAGACATGGAACGGGAGGGGCTTATTGCCCGCAGCGATCACAGGATTAAGTTGGTAGACGTGGCGAAACTCCAAAATTTATCGCCTTTGCCGCTCCGACAGCTAGCATTCGAGCCGCCTTGGTTGCCGCCACGGGCCTGA